In Triticum aestivum cultivar Chinese Spring chromosome 5B, IWGSC CS RefSeq v2.1, whole genome shotgun sequence, the following proteins share a genomic window:
- the LOC123113789 gene encoding leucine-rich repeat receptor protein kinase HPCA1 has translation MDLRESTVTEMIQRDERSKWLSYSNHNIKCFTEAEIGRITSNYETIIGKGGFGEVYKGVLQDGRIVAVKKFVCNVEENFAKELKVHCEINHKNVVRLIGYCAEENALMIVSEYISKGNLSDVLHHECIPITMDTRLRIAVECSEALCYMHSQMYTQVIHGDIKPANILLDDNFNAKISDFGISRLVNTDSALFTEHVMGSIGYMDPLFARTGRLTTKSDVYSFGIVLVELITKKKATVRKGETGIVDCFIQALATGKRRVRELFDVEISSQNNMKVLEGVAKLAGQCLKMEMDGRPEMRDVAERLRALRKTQVQGKQTIFPWGWRNKPAAQNSWQSSSSVMPQSLPSYLCRHFSLTEMKSATKNFDESHLIGVGGSCNVYYGMIDGGATKVAIKRGRVQQCVSRLKEKIVAVAKLRHHHLVSLVGYCNEENEMILIYEYMARGTLRENLYANKTEEPPLTWRQRLDVCIGVARALHYLHECSIIHNDLSTTNILLDERLVGKVPIKVYLPQDSTGFTTQPVGSIGYIDPEFYRTGQLTEKSNVYSFGIVLFEVLCARAAYDGSLPWRQADLVYCALSCQKKGILDLIVDPLLEGKIAPRSLKKFVEIAEKCVSDRGIDRPTMQEVSENLELCLAEQSGSLGDEMLAEDDTNGPSRTERWLHLEMYLAKHDALEWSRNAGGVDSDSELAMPR, from the coding sequence ATGGACCTTCGAGAAAGTACGGTGACAGAAATGATCCAAAGGGATGAAAGATCAAAATGGTTATCATATAGCAACCATAACATAAAATGCTTCACAGAGGCCGAGATAGGAAGAATTACCAGCAACTATGAAACTATCATTGGAAAAGGTGGCTTCGGAGAAGTTTacaaaggtgttctccaagatggAAGAATAGTTGCAGTCAAGAAATTTGTGTGTAATGTAGAAGAAAATTTTGCCAAAGAGCTTAAAGTCCACTGTGAAATCAACCACAAGAATGTAGTTAGGCTCATTGGCTACTGTGCCGAGGAAAATGCCCTAATGATAGTCAGTGAGTATATATCTAAAGGGAATCTTAGCGATGTTCTTCACCATGAATGCATTCCCATCACAATGGATACACGACTGCGAATTGCGGTGGAGTGTTCAGAGGCATTGTGTTATATGCATTCACAAATGTATACTCAGGTCATTCATGGTGATATCAAGCCTGCCAATATACTATTAGATGACAACTTCAATGCAAAAATATCTGACTTTGGAATATCAAGACTTGTCAACACAGACTCAGCCCTTTTCACTGAGCATGTAATGGGGAGCATAGGTTACATGGACCCTTTGTTTGCTCGCACCGGGCGTCTCACCACAAAGAGTGATGTTTACAGTTTCGGAATTGTTCTGGTTGAATTGATCACAAAGAAAAAGGCAACAGTAAGAAAAGGGGAGACCGGCATAGTTGATTGTTTCATCCAAGCTCTTGCAACAGGGAAGAGAAGGGTGAGAGAGCTGTTCGATGTTGAAATCTCAAGCCAGAACAACATGAAGGTTCTCGAAGGGGTTGCAAAGTTAGCAGGACAATGTTTGAAGATGGAAATGGATGGACGCCCTGAAATGAGAGATGTGGCAGAACGTCTTCGGGCGCTTCGGAAAACTCAAGTTCAAGGGAAACAAACTATTTTTCCTTGGGGTTGGAGGAACAAGCCAGCAGCTCAGAACAGCTGGCAATCTTCTAGCTCAGTCATGCCACAATCTTTGCCATCCTACTTGTGCCGCCATTTCTCACTTACAGAAATGAAATCAGCCACAAAAAACTTTGATGAGTCACACCTTATTGGTGTGGGTGGATCTTGTAATGTTTACTATGGAATGATTGATGGGGGAGCAACCAAGGTGGCTATCAAACGCGGTAGAGTTCAGCAGTGTGTGAGTAGATTGAAAGAAAAGATAGTGGCGGTGGCAAAGCTCCGCCACCATCATCTCGTATCACTGGTCGGTTACTGCAACGAGGAAAACGAGATGATACTGATCTACGAATACATGGCTCGTGGCACCCTGCGTGAGAACCTTTACGCTAACAAAACAGAGGAGCCACCGCTTACTTGGAGGCAGCGTCTAGACGTCTGCATTGGTGTTGCTCGTGCCCTGCATTACCTTCACGAGTGTTCCATCATCCATAATGATTTGTCGACGACAAACATTCTCCTAGATGAGAGATTGGTTGGCAAGGTTCCAATTAAAGTCTATCTGCCACAGGATAGCACGGGCTTTACCACGCAGCCTGTGGGAAGTATCGGTTATATCGATCCTGAATTTTACCGCACTGGGCAACTAACAGAGAAATCCAATGTATATTCTTTTGGTATTGTGCTGTTTGAGGTTTTGTGTGCTCGGGCTGCTTATGATGGTAGTCTTCCATGGAGACAAGCTGATCTGGTATATTGCGCCCTTAGTTGCCAGAAGAAGGGCATCCTTGATCTGATTGTCGATCCCCTTCTTGAAGGAAAGATTGCTCCGCGGTCCTTGAAGAAGTTTGTGGAGATTGCTGAGAAATGTGTAAGTGATCGTGGTATCGATCGCCCTACAATGCAAGAAGTGTCTGAGAACCTGGAGTTGTGTCTGGCAGAACAAAGCGGAAGCCTTGGCGATGAGATGCTGGCTGAAGATGACACTAATGGTCCTTCAAGGACAGAACGTTGGCTGCACCTGGAGATGTACCTTGCAAAACACGATGCTTTGGAATGGTCTAGGAATGCTGGTGGTGTGGATTCCGATTCCGAATTGGCAATGCCACGATGA